The following proteins are co-located in the Lagenorhynchus albirostris chromosome 2, mLagAlb1.1, whole genome shotgun sequence genome:
- the ALPL gene encoding alkaline phosphatase, tissue-nonspecific isozyme: protein MISPFLVLAIGTCLTNSLVPEKEKDPKYWRDQAQQTLKNALRLQTLNTNVAKNVIIFLGDGMGVSTVTAARILKGQLHHSPGEETRLEMDKFPYVALSKTYNTNAQVPDSAGTATAYLCGVKANEGTVGVSAATQRTECNTTQGNEVTSILRWAKDAGKSVGIVTTTRVNHATPSAAYAHSADRDWYSDNEMPPEALSQGCKDIAYQLMHNVRDIEVIMGGGRKYMFPKNRTDVEYEMDEKARGTRLDGLNLIDIWKSFKPKHKHSHYIWNRTELLALDPYTVDYLLGLFEPGDMQYELNRNNVTDPSLSEMVEMAIKILSKNPKGFFLLVEGGRIDHGHHEGKAKQALHEAVEMDRAIGQAGAMTSVEDTLTVVTADHSHVFTFGGYTPRGNSIFGLAPMVSDTDKKPFTAILYGNGPGYKVVGGERENVSMVDYAHNNYQAQSAVPLRHETHGGEDVAIFAKGPMAHLLHGVHEQNYIPHVMAYAACIGANRDHCASASLSGSPSPGPLLFLLALLPLAILF, encoded by the exons ATGATTTCACCATTCTTAGTGCTGGCCATTGGCACCTGCCTTACCAACTCCTTAGTGCCAG agaaagagaaagaccccAAGTACTGGAGAGACCAAGCTCAGCAGACCCTGAAAAATGCCCTGAGGCTTCAGACTCTCAACACCAACGTGGCTAAGAATGTCATCATATTCCTTGGAGATG GGATGGGCGTCTCCACGGTGACGGCGGCCCGCATCCTCAAGGGTCAGCTCCACCACAGCCCAGGGGAGGAGACCAGGCTGGAGATGGACAAGTTTCCCTACGTGGCCCTCTCCAAG ACATACAACACCAACGCTCAGGTCCCTGACAGCGCGGGCACCGCCACCGCCTATTTGTGTGGGGTGAAGGCCAACGAGGGCACCGTGGGGGTGAGCGCAGCGACCCAGCGCACCGAGTGCAACACCACTCAGGGCAACGAGGTCACCTCCATCCTGCGCTGGGCCAAGGACGCAG GGAAATCCGTGGGCATCGTGACCACTACGCGAGTGAACCACGCCACCCCCAGCGCCGCCTACGCCCACTCTGCTGACCGGGACTGGTACTCGGACAACGAGATGCCCCCGGAGGCCCTTAGCCAGGGCTGCAAGGACATCGCCTACCAGCTCATGCACAACGTCAGGGACATCGAG GTGATCATGGGGGGCGGCCGGAAGTACATGTTCCCCAAGAATAGAACCGATGTGGAGTATGAGATGGACGAGAAGGCCAGGGGCACGAGGCTGGACGGCCTGAACCTCATCGACATCTGGAAGAGCTTCAAACCGAAACACAAG CACTCTCACTATATCTGGAACCGCACCGAACTCCTGGCCCTCGACCCCTACACCGTGGACTACCTCTTGG GTCTCTTTGAGCCAGGGGACATGCAGTATGAGCTCAACAGGAACAACGTGACTGACCCTTCACTCTCCGAGATGGTGGAGATGGCCATCAAGATCCTGAGCAAGAACCCCAAAGGCTTCTTCTTGCTGGTGGAAG GGGGAAGGATTGACCACGGGCACCATGAGGGCAAAGCCAAGCAGGCACTGCATGAGGCGGTGGAGATGGACCGGGCAATCGGGCAGGCAGGCGCCATGACCTCCGTGGAAGACACGCTGACCGTTGTCACCGCCGACCACTCCCACGTCTTTACCTTTGGCGGGTACACCCCCcgtggcaactctatttttg GTCTGGCCCCCATGGTGAGTGACACAGACAAGAAGCCTTTCACTGCCATCCTGTACGGCAACGGGCCTGGCTACAAGGTGGTAGGCGGTGAGCGAGAGAATGTCTCCATGGTGGACTACG CTCACAACAACTACCAGGCACAGTCCGCCGTGCCCCTGCGCCACGAGACCCATGGCGGGGAGGACGTAGCCATCTTTGCCAAGGGCCCCATGGCACACCTGCTGCACGGCGTCCACGAGCAGAACTACATCCCCCACGTGATGGCTTACGCAGCCTGCATCGGTGCCAACCGCGACCACTGTGCCTCCGCCAGCTTGTCaggcagcccctccccaggccctctgCTGTTCCTGCTGGCCCTGCTCCCCCTGGCCATCCTGTTCTGa